The Methylomagnum ishizawai genome has a window encoding:
- a CDS encoding AMP-binding protein produces the protein MNGVLPLDHGGPTDRPFEPFAPEAIEQSVPTRFATIARRYADRPALLDRQRRFSYGEVWESVGRLALRLAGAGLVPGAPVGILLGHDALFPIAMLGVLRAGCGYVPLDAGFPAERNRLILAQAGIAALVTDQAHWAQAAGLLAPELPLLVMDDAGVAAPDCALPEATPDSLAYILYTSGTTAAPKGVFQNHRNLLHDVMQYTNAVHLGADDRLTQCYSPSVNGAIRDIYGALLNGASLHILPPGEGVDLAGFVRKRRITIYHSVPVVFRHLVRDLDPGQGFDEVRIVYIAGDRLDGGDVAAFKRHFPLGGWLYTGIGATEAATLYRHRFIGHATPIEPERVPVGHAIPDREMLLLGPEGDPVATGEIGEIHVESRHIALGYWNAPALTAERFVPHPRDPGVRRYRTGDLGRLRPDGLLEFLGRADHQLKIQGHRVEPAAIEAILKTHPGVAEVAVLGRPTPGSGEPRLVGYWTAATAPDAGPDAATLKAFLRERLPPYMVPVRLARIEALPLLPNFKIDRAALAQLDPPAPPETVLPTTPLGWSLKRLWENLLGLDAIGMDDDFFELGGNSLLAFTLVTRITQALGRELPLVALFEHPTLARLARHLEQSAPRVAGGLEPLRAEGRLPPLFFAYGVLGQSLYARPLLPYLDTDRPVYGFKARGFGDGLVPDETLEAMAAYCLGQIRGLQPTGPYHLAGYSFGGRLAFEIARQLRLQGQDVAFLGIIDANAPPPLPGPPPVHGQNDSTGRNRVAARNRAASQRYPAHSYPGTAVLFLSHDWPEERYVLPDAGWAGLVQGGVRYHVLACAHLDLVREPWAAQLGGLLDRCLREGADGGETWAGGDPRWPELWREAAELRRRGDIAGEIAAYRRVLALGQAPSAWVYRDLYLALRAVGDPGADRFDNEAPIHLAQHAPALYLLGKTAMQEGDLVLAGRCLEQAIALDPDQPLVRGQLVRLRLRQGRAAEADEHLNGLAGFTLGRSTQLHRWIARLLLDCGHLEGAERHFRHLAGLEPQNPRPQAVLGWTLIRRGCWIEAEECYGRAIALDANFPEAHNGLGHALRPQGRIDEAIAAVRRAVELAPGQSQFQTHLEVLLRQRG, from the coding sequence ATGAACGGGGTTTTGCCACTGGATCACGGTGGGCCGACCGACCGGCCTTTCGAACCATTCGCGCCCGAAGCCATCGAGCAATCGGTGCCGACCCGTTTCGCCACCATCGCCCGCCGTTATGCCGACCGTCCGGCTTTGCTCGACCGGCAGCGCCGGTTCAGTTATGGCGAGGTGTGGGAATCCGTTGGACGCTTGGCCTTGAGGCTGGCCGGGGCCGGGCTGGTTCCGGGCGCGCCGGTCGGTATCCTGCTCGGCCATGACGCGCTGTTTCCCATCGCGATGTTGGGGGTGTTGCGGGCCGGCTGTGGCTATGTGCCGCTCGATGCCGGGTTTCCGGCGGAGCGCAACCGCCTGATCCTGGCCCAGGCGGGCATCGCCGCCCTGGTCACGGATCAAGCCCATTGGGCCCAGGCCGCCGGGTTGCTGGCACCGGAGTTGCCGCTGTTGGTCATGGACGATGCGGGGGTGGCCGCGCCGGATTGCGCCCTGCCGGAAGCCACCCCGGATAGCCTCGCCTATATCCTCTACACTTCCGGCACCACTGCCGCGCCCAAGGGCGTGTTCCAGAACCACCGCAACCTATTGCACGATGTCATGCAATACACCAACGCGGTCCACCTGGGCGCGGACGACCGGTTGACCCAGTGCTATTCGCCCAGTGTGAACGGTGCCATCCGCGATATTTATGGTGCCTTGCTCAATGGCGCGTCCTTGCACATCCTGCCGCCGGGGGAGGGCGTGGACCTGGCCGGGTTCGTCCGGAAGCGGCGCATCACGATCTACCATTCCGTGCCGGTGGTGTTCCGCCATCTGGTCCGCGACCTGGACCCCGGCCAGGGTTTCGACGAAGTCAGGATCGTCTATATCGCCGGCGACCGTCTGGATGGCGGCGACGTGGCCGCGTTCAAGCGGCATTTCCCCCTGGGGGGTTGGCTGTACACCGGCATCGGCGCCACCGAGGCCGCGACCCTCTACCGCCACCGCTTTATCGGCCATGCCACGCCCATCGAACCGGAGCGGGTGCCGGTCGGCCACGCCATCCCCGACCGTGAAATGCTGCTGCTGGGGCCGGAAGGCGATCCCGTCGCCACGGGTGAAATCGGCGAAATCCATGTGGAAAGCCGCCATATCGCCCTGGGTTATTGGAACGCCCCGGCATTGACCGCCGAACGCTTCGTCCCGCACCCGCGGGACCCCGGTGTCCGCCGCTACCGTACCGGCGACCTGGGACGGCTGCGGCCCGATGGTTTGTTGGAGTTCCTGGGCCGCGCCGACCACCAGTTGAAAATCCAGGGCCACCGGGTCGAACCCGCCGCTATCGAGGCCATTTTGAAAACCCATCCGGGTGTGGCCGAGGTGGCGGTCTTGGGCCGTCCCACGCCGGGTAGCGGGGAACCACGCTTGGTCGGCTATTGGACTGCTGCCACAGCCCCCGATGCCGGACCCGATGCCGCCACCCTGAAAGCCTTCCTGCGGGAACGCTTGCCGCCCTACATGGTGCCGGTCCGGCTGGCCCGGATCGAGGCGCTGCCCCTGCTGCCCAATTTCAAAATCGACCGCGCCGCCCTGGCCCAACTGGACCCGCCCGCCCCGCCGGAAACCGTCTTGCCGACCACCCCGCTGGGCTGGAGCCTCAAACGGCTGTGGGAAAACCTGCTGGGGTTGGACGCCATCGGCATGGACGACGATTTTTTCGAACTGGGCGGGAATTCGTTGCTGGCGTTCACCCTAGTCACCCGGATCACCCAGGCGTTGGGCCGGGAACTGCCGTTGGTGGCCTTGTTCGAGCATCCGACCCTGGCCCGGCTCGCCCGCCATCTGGAACAGTCCGCGCCCCGCGTGGCGGGAGGCTTGGAACCTTTACGGGCGGAAGGCCGGTTGCCGCCTTTGTTTTTCGCCTATGGTGTGCTCGGTCAGAGCCTCTATGCCCGTCCACTGCTGCCTTATCTCGACACCGACCGGCCAGTCTATGGCTTCAAGGCGCGGGGTTTCGGCGACGGCCTCGTTCCAGACGAAACCTTGGAAGCCATGGCCGCTTATTGTCTTGGGCAGATACGTGGCCTTCAGCCGACGGGACCGTACCATCTGGCGGGCTATTCGTTCGGCGGGCGGCTGGCGTTCGAGATCGCCCGCCAATTGCGCCTTCAGGGTCAAGACGTAGCTTTCCTCGGCATTATCGATGCCAATGCCCCGCCTCCTTTGCCCGGTCCCCCACCCGTTCATGGGCAAAATGATTCCACCGGTCGCAACCGGGTCGCCGCCAGGAACCGCGCCGCTTCCCAGCGCTATCCGGCCCATAGCTATCCGGGTACCGCAGTGTTGTTTTTAAGCCACGACTGGCCGGAGGAACGCTATGTCCTGCCCGATGCGGGCTGGGCGGGCTTGGTCCAGGGCGGCGTGCGGTACCATGTTCTCGCTTGCGCGCATCTCGATCTGGTACGAGAGCCTTGGGCAGCCCAGTTGGGTGGTTTGCTCGACCGTTGCCTGCGGGAAGGCGCGGACGGCGGGGAAACATGGGCGGGCGGCGATCCGCGTTGGCCGGAGCTGTGGCGGGAAGCTGCCGAACTCCGGCGGCGGGGCGATATCGCTGGCGAAATCGCCGCCTACCGACGGGTATTGGCGTTGGGACAGGCACCGTCGGCTTGGGTCTATCGCGACCTGTATCTGGCGTTGCGGGCGGTGGGCGATCCCGGAGCCGACCGGTTCGACAACGAGGCCCCCATTCACCTCGCACAGCACGCGCCCGCGCTGTACCTGCTTGGCAAAACGGCGATGCAAGAGGGCGATCTAGTCCTGGCCGGGCGCTGCCTGGAACAGGCTATCGCCCTCGATCCCGACCAGCCGCTGGTTCGCGGACAACTCGTCCGCTTGCGACTCCGGCAGGGCCGGGCGGCGGAGGCGGACGAGCATCTGAATGGGTTGGCCGGGTTCACCCTGGGACGCTCCACCCAATTGCACCGCTGGATTGCCAGGTTATTACTAGACTGCGGCCATCTGGAGGGCGCGGAACGCCATTTCCGCCACTTGGCCGGATTGGAGCCGCAAAACCCCCGACCCCAAGCCGTGCTGGGCTGGACCCTGATCCGGCGGGGCTGTTGGATCGAAGCGGAGGAATGCTATGGCCGGGCCATCGCGCTCGATGCCAACTTCCCTGAGGCACACAATGGGCTCGGTCATGCGCTACGCCCCCAAGGCCGGATCGACGAGGCCATTGCCGCCGTACGGCGGGCCGTAGAACTTGCGCCTGGGCAAAGCCAGTTCCAGACACATCTGGAGGTGTTGTTACGCCAGCGCGGTTGA
- a CDS encoding uroporphyrinogen decarboxylase family protein codes for MPRKLAYRELLMATLAGDALPVTPVSLWLHHPGLDQDGETLGRASVEFQRAFDLDFSKITPASTYQVRDYGLTDTWDGDHFGRRTVVGRVVAQADDLWALPDLNPQAGFVGGLLRAAVVTRRSLPRAIPVLMTVFNPVFQLGLLAGAELFAALLRDFPAQVRAGLGQITANTLRLIAALVDTGIDGIYFATQHAQPTGLSLADYREYALPGDRACLAAAAALPCNVLHVHGAAVYTDLLGDWAGLPVAILHYDTQADNPPPAFLTRCWPGGISTGLSHTHAVFAESAARVAAATGRLLAECRGPRFVLGAGCALPLVAGTAQIAAIVDAARSPSPAVWRATTP; via the coding sequence ATGCCCAGAAAATTGGCCTATCGGGAGTTATTAATGGCGACCTTGGCGGGGGACGCCCTGCCGGTCACGCCGGTTTCGCTCTGGCTTCACCATCCCGGACTCGACCAGGATGGCGAAACCCTGGGACGCGCCAGCGTCGAATTCCAACGCGCTTTCGATCTCGATTTCAGCAAAATCACCCCGGCTTCCACCTATCAGGTCCGCGATTATGGATTGACCGATACCTGGGACGGCGACCATTTCGGGCGGCGCACGGTGGTGGGCCGGGTCGTCGCCCAGGCCGATGATTTATGGGCGCTGCCCGATTTGAATCCCCAGGCCGGTTTCGTGGGTGGATTGCTCCGCGCCGCCGTGGTGACCCGGCGGAGCCTGCCCCGCGCCATCCCGGTGCTGATGACGGTATTCAATCCGGTGTTCCAGCTTGGCCTGCTGGCGGGCGCGGAATTATTCGCGGCCTTGTTGCGGGATTTCCCGGCCCAGGTCCGGGCCGGCCTGGGCCAGATTACCGCCAATACCCTCCGCTTGATCGCGGCCTTGGTCGATACCGGCATCGATGGCATTTATTTCGCCACCCAACATGCCCAGCCGACAGGACTGTCCCTCGCCGACTACCGGGAATATGCGTTGCCCGGCGACCGGGCCTGTCTGGCCGCCGCCGCCGCGCTGCCCTGCAATGTGCTGCATGTGCATGGCGCGGCGGTTTATACCGATTTGCTCGGGGACTGGGCGGGCTTGCCCGTGGCCATCCTCCATTACGATACCCAAGCCGACAATCCGCCGCCGGCCTTCCTGACGCGGTGCTGGCCGGGCGGGATCAGCACCGGCCTGTCCCATACCCACGCCGTGTTCGCCGAAAGCGCGGCCCGGGTGGCGGCGGCGACCGGACGCTTGCTGGCCGAGTGCCGGGGGCCGCGATTCGTGCTGGGTGCGGGTTGTGCCTTGCCCTTGGTGGCGGGTACCGCGCAGATCGCCGCTATCGTGGATGCGGCGCGCTCGCCCAGCCCGGCCGTTTGGAGGGCGACGACGCCATGA